GCTTCCGTCGGCTTTTGCCAACATTACGTTTTGATTTTTCGAAATTTTACCGTTGAAAATTCTTGCGATGCCTATCTTGCCTACATAGTTATCATAATCAAGCGTGAAAACTTGAAGTTGAAGCGGGTTTGTATCGTTACCGCTTGGAGCAGGAACGTGAGATAAGATCGTTTCAAAAAGTGGTTCCATGTTTACATTTTCGTCGCTTAAGCTTAGTTTTGCATAGCCGTTTTTAGCAGCTGCATAAACTACGGGAAATTCAAGCTGTTCGTCGTTTGCTTCAAGTGCTACAAAAAGGTCGAAAATTTCATTTATAACACGATCAGGATCGCCTGCCGGTTTGTCTATCTTGTTTACTACAACGATAGGGCGAAGACCTAGTGAAAGAGCCTTTTTAACAACGAATTTTGTTTGAGGCATAACGCCCTCTTGCGCATCGACAAGCAATAAAACGCCATCAACCATCTTAAGCACGCGTTCGACCTCGCCGCCAAAGTCGGCGTGTCCCGGGGTGTCGATGATGTTTATCTTGGTGTCTTTGTATTTTATCGCCGTGTTTTTCGAAAGGATCGTGATACCGCGCTCACGCTCGATGTCGTTGCTATCCATAACGCGCTCACCAACGCTTTGGTGGTCGTTAAATGTGCCTGATTGTTTAAGTAGCTCATCTACCATCGTGGTTTTGCCGTGGTCGACGTGAGCGATAACGGCGATATTTCGTATATTTTCCAATGTTTTCTCCATTTCCTAAGCTTGTTAGGTTTGATTTCGCGGTTTTAAAAAGTATAATTCATATTTTAGCGAGGGTCGATTATATCTAAAAAAAGATAAATTTACGTTTTAAATTTTAAATTTCATATTATGATAGGCTAATATTTTTTGATTTTACATTAAGTTTATCTTGGTTATAATGATAAAAATTATTATTTGTATTTTAGGTTACTATCTATGCTAAATACCGAAAATCTCGGCTTTAAAATCAATAACAAGTCCATACTGACCAACTTAAATTTAAAATTTCAAAGTGGTAAAATTTATGGTCTTATCGGACATAATGGCTCTGGGAAAAGCTCACTTATAAAAATCCTAGCAAATCAGCAAAAAGGCTATGAGGGTAAAGTTTGGCTAGACGATAAGAACATAAATGAATATCACTCTAAAGAATTTGCAAAAAAAATCGCCTATCTTCCGCAAACTTTACCAAACACAGCACATCTTAACGGATATGAGCTTGTTAGCATGGGGCGATACGCTCATCAAAGCGGTTTTATAAGAGATAAAGAAAAAGACGACAAGATAGTCTTAGAGGCACTAAAAGATACAAACACTCTAAAATTTAAAGACCAAGAGGTTGCCACGCTTTCAGGAGGAGAGAAGTCGCGTCTTTTTTTAGCTATGTTGCTTGCTCAAGAGAGTAAATTTCTGCTACTTGACGAACCTCTAGCTCCGCTTGATATCTCCTATCAAATCGAAGTTATGCAACTCATACAAAAACTAAGTAAAGAGCGAAATTTAGGTATTATAATAGTCATTCACGATATAAATTTAGCCTCTGTTTACTGCGATGATCTAATAGCCTTAAAGGGCGGCACGCTAACTTATAATATAAATGCAAAAAATATAATGAACTGTGCGTATCTTCAAAACATTTATGGAATAAAGGCAAGCATCATAACTCATCCTGTCAGTAAACAAAACATAGCGGTTTTTTAATGAAATTTCTTGTTTTACTTGCTCTGCTTTTTGGTGTTTTACACGCACAAATAAAAGTCGTGTCCACCGACTGGACGGCAGCTGAAATTTTAAAATTTATCGGCTATGAGCCAAGTGCCGTTGGTGATAAGAACTCTTATAAAATTTGGGTCGGCGAGCCTGATTTGGGTGAAGATGTCGTTGATCTTGGTCTTAGGATGCAGCCAAATATCGAACGCCTTATAAAGTTAGATCCTGATATCGTCATTGTGCCTTCATTTTTTAGCTTTAACATAACCGCACTTGCCAAACATCTTTCAAATACCAAAATAATAGTGATCGACGCTTATAAAAGCGGAAATTTAGAAGAAAATTTAAAAGAAGCAACACTTGAAATTTCAAAACTCGTAAACAAAGAGAACGAAGCAAAAAATTTGTTAGATGGAAATGATAAATTTTTTAACTCCTTAAGTGCAAAAGTAACAAATTTAAAAGACGATACATTTGCAGTTATACAGTTTATAGATAGCAAAAGAGTTCGAATTTACGGCACTAACAGCATTTATGGTATCACGCTATCCAAGCTTGGTCTAAAAAATGCACTCTCAAATGAATTTGAAACAAATTTATGGGACATAGCAACTATCCCCGTAACCTCGCTGTTTAAACTGCCTAAAAATACAAAAGCCATCATCATAAAACCAAATCCTATAAATTTAAAAGAGCAGATAAAATTTAACTCACTATTTGCCTCTCTTGATATGTTTAAGGACTATGTTGAGCTTGAGCCTGTTTGGGGAGCCGGGGCGTATTTGAGTATGCAAAAATTTGCCAAAGCACTAATCTCTTTACTTGGAGATAAGCAGTGAAAAACCTTAGTATCACTCTTTTTGTCATATTTGCCCTACTTGCAGCCATTGCTGTATTTTTGGAATTTAACGCCCTAAGCGAATACGAAAACAGCATCAAAAATTTAGTCATCTTTAACTACACATTGCCACGTCTTGGCGTAGCCGTGCTAAGCGGTGCATTTTTGGCGCTTGCTAGTGCTTTAATGGCGCAAATAACTAACAACCCGCTTGCAAGCGACAGCACGCTTGGAGTTTCAAATGGCGCAGGCTTTATGCTTTTAGTCTTTAGCCTTCTTTTTCCAAATTTAGTATTTGGCGATATAGCAGCGGCATTTTTAGGCTCGGTTTTAGCCCTATCCATACTATTTTTACTCTCTTTAGGAAGAGGCTTTTCGGTTTTTACAACCACACTTTCAGGACTTATCATCGGGCTATTTTTTAGCTCTCTTAGCACAATTTTAATTATATTTTTTAACGAAGAGAGTGCAAAAGTAGCCATTTGGTTAAGCGGAGACTTAGCTCAAGAAGGGACTAAAAATTTCATTTTTATGCTCGGTTACTTCCTGCCGATTTTTATACTTATACTTATTTTTTCGCGCTCATTTGAGCTTTTTAGCCTAGGAGATAGCACATGCAAGGCTCTTGGCGTAAATGTTACAAAAATGAGAATTCTAGGACTTTTAATCGCCGCATATCTAAGCGCTATCGTCGTAGCTCATGTAGGCATCATAGGTTTTATAGGACTTGGAGCCTGTGCTATCGTGGGTAGATTTAAGATAAACTCCTTTTTGCTAAAACTTTTTTATAGCGGGATTTTAGGAGCTTTGCTTCTTGGTATCACGGACGCATTGCTGCTTATCATCTTAAACCTAACAAGCATAAATTTACCATCCGGTAGCGTTAGTGCGTTTTTGGGAGCGCCTTTGCTTTTATGGATGATATTTTACGGCATAAAAGAGCATGAGAGCATAGCTAAAAGCGGCGAAAGTGGATCTGGCACAAAAGAAGCTAAGTCATATTTTATCTACATTGTATTTGGTATTTTGATGTTTTGTTTTGGCTTTTCGTTATTTTTTAATTTTAGCGGATTTGAGATCTTGTCGGTTAGATTTAGTAGGGTTTTAGCCGCTCTTGCAAGCGGTATAGCTCTTGGAGTTGTTGGTGTTATCCTGCAACGCCTAAGCCAAAACGAGATGGCGTCCCCGGAGCTTCTTGGTATAAATTCAGGCGTTAGTCTTGGTGTGCTGGCGGCTATATTTTTCGCTCCGTTTTTAAGCGTGCCTCTTGGCATAGTAGGCGCTTGTGCAGTCTTGGGGATCATGGTGGCTATAAACTACAAAAACGGTATGCTTCCGCAAAAAGTGATCTTAACCGGGATCGCCATCATATCGTTTGTAAGTGCGACTTGGCAAATTTTATTAGCCGTTGGCGACAGCAGAGTTTATAACTTTATAGCGTATGCGAGCGGAAGCACCTACTCGGTTACGTTTTTTCACTCTTTGCTACTTTTTGGCTTTTGCGTGATCACGGTTATTTTTGGAATTTTCTTCTCGCGCGAGATAGAAATTTTAAACCTTGGCGAAGTAAACGCTAGAGCTGTTGGGGTTGATATTTTTAGATATAGGATTATTTTGTTTGGATTTTGTGCGATCATGTCAGCGATAATGGCTTTAAGTATCGGCCCTGTTAGTTTTGTAGGACTTTTGGCTCCACATTTGGCTAGTTTTTTAGGCTTTTTTAAAGTAAGAGCACAAATTTTAGCCGCCTCATTTTTAGGAGGCGTGATAATGCTGTTTGCCGACTTTATCGGTAGAAATTTGATAACGCCTTATGAAATTTCATCAGGCCTGATCGCAACGATCATCGGATCGTTTTATTTTGTAATTGTAATGAGAAAAATCAGATAATTTAAAAGGAGAAAAATGAAAAAATTTGTTTGGCTTTTAAGCCTACCAGCTATAAGCGCCCTAGCGGCGGAAAATGTCGTGCTTAATGAAGTATCCATAGTCGGCTCAGTGGCTAAAGGAAGCGGCAAAGTCGAGTATATGTCGCCTAGCTCAACATCTGTTATAAGCAAAGAACAGATGGAAGAAAAAGGCGCACAAGGACTTGATGAAGCCATAAAGTATGAAAGCGGTGCGGTAGGTCAGCTTTACGGCGCTGACATAGATACAAGTGCAGAGTGGCTTAAAATACGTGGCTTTGACGCGACAATGACGATTGACGGCTCAAGCCCGTATAAGGGCGGGTATTTTGGCTATCAACCGGATCTTTATGGCTATGAAAGCATAGAGATCCTTAAAGGTGCAAATTCTACCGTTTTTGGCTCGTCAAATGCCGGCGGTATTATAAATTTAATCAGCAAACGTCCTACAAATTCACCTTTTGCGGAAGTTGGATTTAAACTTGGTAGCAAAAACCAACGCGGTGTATTTTTTGACGCAAGCGACAACCTTTATACAGATAGAGTTAAATTTCGTTTAGTCGGCGACTATGAAAAGAAAGACGGCGAGATAGACTACGTAACAAACGAACACTACTATATAGCTCCTAGTTTGATG
This is a stretch of genomic DNA from Campylobacter sp. RM6914. It encodes these proteins:
- a CDS encoding iron ABC transporter permease; translated protein: MKNLSITLFVIFALLAAIAVFLEFNALSEYENSIKNLVIFNYTLPRLGVAVLSGAFLALASALMAQITNNPLASDSTLGVSNGAGFMLLVFSLLFPNLVFGDIAAAFLGSVLALSILFLLSLGRGFSVFTTTLSGLIIGLFFSSLSTILIIFFNEESAKVAIWLSGDLAQEGTKNFIFMLGYFLPIFILILIFSRSFELFSLGDSTCKALGVNVTKMRILGLLIAAYLSAIVVAHVGIIGFIGLGACAIVGRFKINSFLLKLFYSGILGALLLGITDALLLIILNLTSINLPSGSVSAFLGAPLLLWMIFYGIKEHESIAKSGESGSGTKEAKSYFIYIVFGILMFCFGFSLFFNFSGFEILSVRFSRVLAALASGIALGVVGVILQRLSQNEMASPELLGINSGVSLGVLAAIFFAPFLSVPLGIVGACAVLGIMVAINYKNGMLPQKVILTGIAIISFVSATWQILLAVGDSRVYNFIAYASGSTYSVTFFHSLLLFGFCVITVIFGIFFSREIEILNLGEVNARAVGVDIFRYRIILFGFCAIMSAIMALSIGPVSFVGLLAPHLASFLGFFKVRAQILAASFLGGVIMLFADFIGRNLITPYEISSGLIATIIGSFYFVIVMRKIR
- a CDS encoding ABC transporter substrate-binding protein, which produces MKFLVLLALLFGVLHAQIKVVSTDWTAAEILKFIGYEPSAVGDKNSYKIWVGEPDLGEDVVDLGLRMQPNIERLIKLDPDIVIVPSFFSFNITALAKHLSNTKIIVIDAYKSGNLEENLKEATLEISKLVNKENEAKNLLDGNDKFFNSLSAKVTNLKDDTFAVIQFIDSKRVRIYGTNSIYGITLSKLGLKNALSNEFETNLWDIATIPVTSLFKLPKNTKAIIIKPNPINLKEQIKFNSLFASLDMFKDYVELEPVWGAGAYLSMQKFAKALISLLGDKQ